A region from the Hydra vulgaris chromosome 08, alternate assembly HydraT2T_AEP genome encodes:
- the LOC136083040 gene encoding zinc finger MYM-type protein 1-like encodes MTLAGGQKKITAELINYWAGRGPMDFYHSDVKSLNDKSAIQKAANSVSRKCTPTMFQRSNRNGKVVKRSWLCFSPANDQVYCFFSSRAKKAGRIDSELAHEMDRREHYWRSLLKRLISVLKFVCERGLALRGDNETIGSPNNGNYLGLLELLAEYDDFLGQHIKNLASRGSGHTNYLSPTVCEELVRLMGNRVLNEIISRLKLSKYHSVSLDSTADEGHVDQLTLIFRYMEQDRPVERFVKFLPN; translated from the exons ATGACACTAGCAGGTggccaaaaaaaaatcacagcAGAACTCATCAATTACTGGGCTGGCAGAGGCCCTATGGATTTCTACCACAGTGATGTCAAGTCTTTGAATGATAAATCAGCAATCCAGAAAGCTGCAAACAGCGTCAGTCGGAAATGTACACCAACAATGTTTCAGCGATCGAATCGCAATGGAAAAGTTGTTAAACGTTCTTGGCTTTGCTTTTCTCCGGCAAATGATCAAGTTTACTGTTTTTTCT CAAGTCGTGCTAAAAAAGCTGGACGTATAGACTCTGAACTTGCCCATGAAATGGATCGACGTGAACATTATTGGCGTAGTCTGCTTAAACGACTAATCAGTGTGCTTAAGTTTGTATGTGAACGAGGCCTCGCTCTTCGTGGAGATAATGAAACGATTGGATCGCCTAACAATGGCAATTATTTAGGGTTACTAGAACTTTTGGCAGAATACGATGATTTCTTAGGACAACACATAAAAAATCTTGCCAGTCGTGGTTCTGGTCATACAAACTATTTGTCACCTACTGTCTGTGAAGAACTTGTTAGACTAATGGGCAATCGAGTTTTAAACGAAATCATTTCACGCTTAAAATTGTCGAAATACCATTCAGTGTCTCTTGATTCAACTGCTGATGAAGGTCATGTTGATCAACTAACTCTAATATTCAGATATATGGAACAAGATAGACCAGTTGAAAGATTCGTGAAATTTTTGCCGAATTAA